From Choloepus didactylus isolate mChoDid1 chromosome 19, mChoDid1.pri, whole genome shotgun sequence, one genomic window encodes:
- the LOC119515636 gene encoding 40S ribosomal protein S4, X isoform-like: MARGPKKHLKRVAPPKHWMLDKLTGVFAPHPSTGPHKLRECLPLIIFLRNKLKYALTGDEVKKICRQRFIKINGKVRTDITYPAGFMDVISIDKTGENFRLVYDTKGHFAIHHIMPEEAKYKLCKVRKIFVGTKGIPHLVTHVARTICYPDPLIKVNDTIQIDLETGKITDFIKFDTGNLCMVTGGANLGRTGVITNRERHPGSFDVVHVKDANGNSFATRLSNIFVIGKGNKPWISLPQGKGIRLTIAEERDKRLAAKQSSG; the protein is encoded by the coding sequence ATGGCTCGTGGTCCAAAGAAGCATTTGAAGCGTGTAGCACCTCCAAAGCATTGGATGCTGGACAAACTGACTGGTGTGTTTGCTCCTCATCCATCCACTGGTCCCCATAAGCTGAGAGAATGTCTCCCTCTCATCATCTTCTTAAGGAACAAACTTAAGTATGCCCTGACAGGAGATGAAGTAAAGAAAATCTGTAGGCAGCGGTTCATAAAGATTAATGGCAAGGTCCGAACTGATATAACTTATCCTGCTGGTTTTATGGATGTCATCAGCATTGACAAGACAGGAGAGAATTTCCGTCTGGTTTATGATACCAAGGGTCACTTTGCTATTCATCATATTATGCCTGAGGAGGCCAAGTACAAGTTGTGCAAAGTGAGGAAAATCTTTGTAGGCACAAAAGGAATCCCTCATCTGGTGACCCATGTTGCCCGTACCATCTGCTACCCTGATCCCCTCATCAAGGTGAATGACACCATTCAAATTGATTTGGAGACGGGCAAGATTACCGATTTCATAAAGTTCGATACTGGTAATCTGTGTATGGTGACTGGAGGTGCTAATCTGGGAAGAACTGGTGTGATCACCAACAGAGAGAGACATCCTGGCTCTTTTGATGTGGTTCATGTGAAAGATGCTAATGGCAACAGCTTTGCCACCCGGCTTTCCAATATTTTTGTTattggcaaaggcaacaagccaTGGATTTCTCTTCCCCAAGGAAAAGGTATCCGCCTCACAATTGCTGAAGAGAGAGACAAGAGACTGGCTGCCAAACAGAGCAGTGGGTGA
- the C19H20orf173 gene encoding uncharacterized protein C20orf173 homolog — translation MGTSRKVDASRPAPADSRFRPGVGATPPPSPHAGADPPAKALAEFPLGVRRTRRQEVSEPIYCQPGAPLSVTEMRIRYSKLGLLATCMLSLWLMASFLDQESSQNNLHKISRTCHCPRMDSRKCGCPPSILSCSLCLHLPGESDWFDQRFQKAIEPLQRSEESASSDALILWLGLHRVQSEGFEKRKQHPTNVPPRRPLGHVGSRCLTCAVVGNSWFLRGSGLGFRINQHDMVLRMNQAPVQGFETDVGNTTTMRIMYPEIASAQEPGTQLLLLPMNSSGLKFWIFQLPAGTEENKDKVLVISLNFLKYIQERWLDNQGQYPSLGLVALFYALHTCDQVSLFGFGTDHLKRWSHYWDDKNWFESTMHDPQAEHDVILRLQCEGKVAIYS, via the exons cctccaGCCAAGGCCTTGGCAGAATTCCCTTTAGGGGTTAGGAGGACAAGGAGACAAGAG GTGTCAGAGCCAATCTACTGCCAGCCTGGGGCACCATTGTCGGTGACAGAAATGAGGATTCGATACTCAAAGCTGGGTTTGCTGGCTACCTGCATGCTTTCATTGTGGCTGATGGCCTCCTTCCTGGACCAGGAGTCCAGCCAGAATAATCTCCACAAGATCTCAAGGACCTGCCACTGTCCCAGGATGGATTCCAGAAAGTGTGGCTGCCCGCCTAGTATCCTCAGTTGCTCCCTCTGCCTCCACCTGCCTGGCGAGTCTGACTGGTTTGACCAACGTTTCCAAAAGGCCATTGAGCCCCTGCAGAGGTCAGAAGAGTCCGCATCTTCTGATGCTCTGATTCTGTGGCTG GGACTTCACAGGGTCCAGTCAGAGGGGTTTGAGAAAAGGAAGCAGCATCCAACTAACGTGCCTCCTAGACGCCCACTGGGCCACGTGGGGTCCAGGTGCCTCACCTGTGCAGTGGTGGGAAATTCATGGTTCCTTCGGGGCTCTGGCCTTGGCTTCAGGATTAACCAACATGACATGGTCCTCAG GATGAACCAGGCCCCTGTCCAGGGCTTTGAGACAGATGTTGGGAACACAACTACCATGCGCATCATGTACCCTGAGATCGCCAGTGCTCAGGAACCTGGCACCCAACTGCTGCTGCTTCCAATGAATTCCTCTGGTCTGAA ATTTTGGATATTCCAGTTACCTGCAGGAACCGAAGAGAACAAAGACAAG GTCCTGGTGATCAGCCTCAACTTCCTCAAGTATATTCAGGAAAGATGGCTGGACAACCAGGGTCAGTATCCATCCTTGGGGCTCGTAGCTCTGTTCTATGCATTGCATACTTGTGACCAG GTCTCCTTGTTTGGTTTTGGGACAGATCATCTCAAAAGGTGGTCCCATTACTGGGATGATAAAAATTGGTTCGAGAGCACCATGCATGATCCCCAAGCAGAGCACGATGTCATCCTTCGGCTGCAGTGTGAGGGGAAGGTTGCTATCTACAGCTGA